Proteins encoded within one genomic window of Raineyella fluvialis:
- a CDS encoding biotin/lipoyl-binding protein, whose translation MNRRRMVIAGVVTVAVVATAATTYAVSTGTNASADHYRTTTPTRGDLTATVSLSGTLTHVNEVTATFPTSGVVTWVAVHAGQKVNAGDVLATMDGAPLQAALLEAKSQVAAAELAIEQDQAAASTATPSAPAASSSTTSQSTSGAAAAAGKTTGATSGSHSTTTVGGTASSGAKASQAEIAKAMAAVSQAQNAVDGQCKDVLGGLGSGRVTTSPVLGPPTAKTVADHADTVTGLPGPGSSPRPSVTASPSPSATPSPSPTPSVGPVSPSPSPSPAPTASGQNPDAGALSRCLTALQGLSTAEHEAATVLSTAAQTAASTAGAGAAGAGAAGSTAGGGLAAAGAPTTSSSAAAAAAAASAAKASAAASAAKASATKSGTATGGQAGGGAMSPEAKLLADQGTLATAQQQQTQAQNNLDAATLTAPISGVVGAVDISSGNRATASHGIVIVGPGAAQVNATAALADLEQVAVGDHVQVRTVGSSTTLDGTLSAVGALPSSGSGTDAPSYPVVITVPTGADGLPEGAPATTSIVTTSLAGALVIPSSALATTSTGATQVTTLSEGTTRTVDVSVGARGQGRVQVLSGIGSNDVVVLADVNAPLPSLNLANTRQAFRGTGGGAAAGPTGGGAAPSPSSTAGPRG comes from the coding sequence ATGAACCGTCGTCGGATGGTGATCGCGGGCGTGGTGACGGTCGCGGTCGTGGCGACCGCCGCCACGACGTACGCCGTGAGCACGGGGACGAACGCGTCTGCGGATCACTACCGCACGACCACGCCCACACGCGGCGACCTCACCGCGACCGTCTCCCTGAGCGGAACCCTCACCCACGTGAATGAAGTCACCGCCACCTTCCCGACATCGGGGGTGGTGACGTGGGTCGCCGTGCATGCCGGCCAGAAGGTCAACGCCGGTGACGTGCTGGCCACCATGGACGGTGCGCCGCTGCAGGCGGCCCTCCTCGAGGCGAAGTCCCAGGTGGCCGCCGCCGAACTGGCCATCGAACAGGACCAGGCGGCCGCCTCCACCGCCACCCCGTCGGCGCCCGCCGCCAGCAGCTCCACGACCAGCCAGTCGACGTCGGGCGCCGCCGCCGCCGCGGGGAAGACCACGGGTGCAACCTCGGGTTCCCACAGCACCACAACCGTCGGTGGGACTGCTTCCTCGGGCGCAAAGGCGTCACAGGCCGAGATCGCGAAGGCGATGGCCGCGGTGTCGCAGGCGCAGAACGCCGTGGACGGCCAGTGCAAGGACGTCCTCGGCGGCTTGGGGTCGGGCAGGGTGACGACGAGTCCGGTCCTCGGCCCTCCCACGGCGAAGACGGTCGCCGACCACGCCGACACCGTGACCGGCCTGCCCGGTCCCGGGAGCAGCCCTCGTCCCAGCGTGACCGCCAGCCCGAGTCCCAGCGCCACCCCCAGCCCGAGTCCCACCCCGAGCGTCGGTCCGGTCAGCCCGAGTCCGAGCCCGAGCCCCGCACCCACCGCATCCGGGCAGAACCCCGACGCGGGCGCCCTCTCGCGCTGCCTCACGGCGCTGCAGGGCCTGAGCACCGCCGAGCATGAGGCCGCCACCGTGTTGTCGACCGCGGCCCAGACCGCGGCCTCGACCGCCGGCGCTGGTGCTGCCGGCGCAGGAGCAGCCGGCTCGACCGCTGGGGGCGGGCTCGCCGCTGCCGGTGCGCCGACCACCTCGTCATCCGCGGCGGCAGCAGCCGCCGCGGCCTCGGCGGCGAAGGCATCCGCCGCGGCCTCGGCGGCGAAGGCATCCGCCACCAAGAGTGGGACCGCCACCGGCGGCCAGGCCGGGGGCGGGGCGATGAGTCCCGAAGCCAAGTTGCTCGCTGATCAGGGCACGCTCGCGACGGCACAGCAGCAGCAGACCCAGGCGCAGAACAATCTGGATGCGGCGACCCTCACCGCACCGATCAGTGGGGTCGTCGGGGCCGTCGACATCAGCAGCGGCAACCGGGCCACGGCCTCTCACGGCATCGTCATCGTCGGCCCCGGCGCCGCCCAGGTGAACGCCACCGCGGCCCTGGCGGATCTGGAGCAGGTCGCGGTCGGCGACCACGTCCAGGTCCGTACGGTCGGTTCGTCCACCACCCTCGACGGCACCCTGTCCGCGGTCGGAGCCCTCCCGTCCTCAGGCTCCGGCACCGACGCGCCCAGCTACCCGGTGGTCATCACGGTCCCCACCGGCGCGGACGGCCTACCCGAAGGAGCACCGGCCACTACCTCGATCGTCACCACCTCACTCGCCGGCGCCCTGGTCATCCCCTCCTCCGCCCTCGCCACCACCTCGACGGGCGCGACTCAGGTGACAACTCTGAGTGAGGGCACGACCCGCACGGTGGACGTCTCCGTCGGAGCCCGCGGTCAGGGCCGGGTGCAGGTGCTCAGCGGCATCGGCTCGAACGACGTGGTCGTGCTCGCCGACGTCAACGCTCCTCTGCCCAGTCTGAACCTCGCCAACACCCGTCAGGCCTTCCGAGGCACCGGAGGTGGCGCGGCCGCGGGCCCCACTGGGGGCGGCGCCGCGCCCAGCCCGTCGAGCACTGCCGGCCCGCGCGGTTGA
- a CDS encoding NAD(P)/FAD-dependent oxidoreductase, translated as MSEQRIVVVGAGLAGAHLVQGLRSEGFTGPITLIGQEPELPYDRTKLSKEYLQGRMDRTEIRLHDESWYAEQDVQLRLGEVVASLDREAHTVRLATGEELPYDRLVLATGADSRRIPVPGAELPGVMTLRELDESDALKELFASGGHLGVIGAGWIGLEVAASAKQAGMDVTVVAPNAQPLDNILGERIGAYFADLHVRNGIDLRMGVAARGVLERDGRAGGIVTDDGEIETDAVLVAVGAVPRIAIAEQAGLEVGNGVVVDARMVTSDPAILAIGDIANAENTLLGQRLRREHWDNALRTGTLGARTILGLEGDYDWQPYFFTDQFDLGMEYVGNNLASDEPVVRGSFDSGEFIVFWLRDGVVTAAMNVNIWDVNDTLRGIIGHSVPVERLTDPSVDLADLAG; from the coding sequence ATGTCCGAGCAGCGGATCGTCGTTGTCGGAGCGGGATTGGCCGGGGCACATCTGGTCCAGGGCCTACGCAGCGAGGGCTTCACGGGTCCTATCACTCTGATCGGGCAGGAGCCCGAACTCCCGTACGACCGAACGAAACTGTCCAAGGAGTACCTGCAGGGACGCATGGACCGGACGGAGATCCGGTTGCACGACGAGTCCTGGTACGCCGAACAGGATGTCCAGCTGCGACTCGGTGAGGTCGTCGCCTCCCTCGACCGCGAAGCCCACACCGTCCGGCTCGCGACGGGCGAGGAACTCCCGTACGACCGCTTGGTGCTCGCCACCGGCGCCGATTCCCGTCGTATCCCGGTGCCCGGCGCCGAACTTCCTGGAGTGATGACACTGCGCGAGCTCGACGAGTCCGACGCGCTCAAGGAGCTCTTCGCCTCCGGCGGCCACCTCGGCGTGATCGGCGCAGGGTGGATCGGTCTGGAGGTGGCCGCCTCGGCCAAGCAGGCCGGGATGGATGTCACGGTGGTGGCCCCCAATGCGCAGCCCCTGGACAACATCCTCGGCGAGCGTATCGGCGCGTACTTCGCCGACCTCCACGTCCGCAACGGCATCGACCTGAGGATGGGGGTGGCCGCCCGGGGAGTCCTCGAACGCGACGGCCGGGCAGGAGGCATCGTGACCGACGACGGCGAGATCGAGACCGATGCCGTCCTCGTCGCCGTGGGCGCCGTGCCGCGGATCGCCATCGCCGAGCAGGCGGGCCTCGAGGTCGGCAACGGTGTCGTCGTGGATGCCCGGATGGTCACCAGTGACCCCGCCATCCTCGCCATCGGCGACATCGCCAACGCCGAGAACACCCTGCTCGGTCAGCGGCTGCGCCGAGAGCACTGGGACAACGCCCTGCGGACGGGCACGCTCGGCGCGCGGACGATCCTCGGACTCGAGGGCGACTACGACTGGCAGCCCTACTTCTTCACCGACCAGTTCGACCTCGGCATGGAGTACGTCGGCAACAATCTCGCCTCGGACGAACCCGTCGTCCGCGGGTCGTTCGACTCCGGTGAGTTCATCGTGTTCTGGCTGCGTGACGGCGTCGTGACGGCGGCGATGAACGTCAACATCTGGGACGTCAACGACACTCTGCGCGGCATCATCGGCCACAGCGTGCCGGTGGAGCGGCTCACCGATCCCTCCGTGGACCTCGCCGACCTGGCCGGCTGA
- a CDS encoding efflux RND transporter periplasmic adaptor subunit: MAEIPAEGSATTALPPRRLRQRRRRRTIAIVASAVLVVLVVVAVIALMTRNRQSAPTPSSTTYTVQRTSLSRSVTATGTFQPAQQLSVNFPASGTITEVKVAVGDKVTKGQILATEDSAALGATLQSARASVSSAQAQVNSLTSTATTAQVTAAQATLAAAQAKLTQAQSNYDGATLRSPISGIVAKVGVSKGGVATGSSGGSGGSGSASGSQGISAAAAAGLSGTSQSGTNATSATGDVVVVDTSSWQVDTSVGAADLPSLKAGQAVTLTAPDGRTTLAGSVKSVSQVADAASGSSGTSSATFPVVVDVTDTKGTQLYIGSTTTASIVVERLDNVLAVPTSAVSQVNGHPSVRVDTNGTTTDTPVSLGAVVGQETEITGGLSAGDHVLVPTTGFARSSANPSASTSAGAQRGGSGGGGVGGGFFGGNRSGR; encoded by the coding sequence ATGGCTGAGATTCCTGCCGAGGGATCGGCGACGACGGCGCTCCCTCCCCGGCGACTCCGGCAGCGTCGGCGCCGCCGGACGATCGCCATCGTGGCGTCGGCCGTGCTGGTCGTTCTGGTGGTCGTGGCGGTCATCGCGCTGATGACCCGCAACCGTCAGTCAGCACCGACGCCCAGTTCGACCACCTACACCGTCCAGCGCACCTCACTGTCCCGGTCGGTGACCGCCACGGGCACCTTCCAACCGGCCCAGCAGCTGTCGGTGAACTTCCCCGCCTCGGGCACCATCACCGAGGTGAAGGTGGCCGTCGGCGACAAGGTGACGAAGGGGCAGATCCTCGCGACCGAGGATTCGGCGGCGCTGGGTGCAACACTGCAGAGCGCGCGTGCTTCGGTCAGCTCGGCGCAGGCCCAGGTCAACTCCCTCACCTCCACAGCGACGACCGCTCAGGTGACGGCCGCCCAGGCGACGCTGGCCGCGGCTCAGGCCAAGCTGACGCAGGCCCAGAGCAACTATGACGGGGCCACGCTGAGGTCTCCGATCAGCGGCATCGTCGCCAAGGTCGGCGTCAGCAAGGGCGGCGTGGCCACCGGATCCTCCGGCGGGAGCGGCGGGTCCGGCTCGGCTTCCGGCAGCCAGGGCATCTCGGCCGCCGCGGCGGCGGGCCTGTCGGGGACGAGTCAGTCCGGCACGAACGCAACCAGTGCGACCGGCGACGTCGTCGTCGTCGACACGTCGTCCTGGCAGGTCGACACATCGGTCGGCGCCGCCGATCTCCCCTCGCTCAAGGCCGGCCAGGCGGTCACCCTGACAGCACCCGACGGTCGTACGACGCTGGCCGGCTCGGTGAAGAGTGTCAGCCAGGTTGCGGACGCGGCCTCCGGCAGCAGCGGGACCTCCTCGGCCACCTTTCCGGTGGTTGTCGATGTCACCGACACCAAGGGCACCCAGCTCTACATCGGCAGCACCACCACGGCGTCGATCGTCGTCGAGAGGCTCGACAACGTGCTGGCGGTCCCCACTTCTGCCGTCAGCCAGGTGAACGGCCATCCGTCGGTCCGGGTCGACACCAACGGCACGACGACCGACACGCCGGTCTCCTTGGGCGCGGTCGTCGGTCAGGAGACCGAGATCACCGGCGGTCTCTCGGCGGGCGACCACGTTCTCGTCCCCACCACTGGTTTCGCCCGCAGCTCGGCGAACCCCTCGGCGAGCACCTCGGCCGGGGCGCAACGAGGCGGCAGCGGTGGGGGTGGCGTCGGCGGCGGCTTCTTCGGCGGTAACCGGAGCGGACGCTGA
- a CDS encoding 2'-5' RNA ligase family protein, giving the protein MSLAVCLLFDREGDHAIREIWTRLEDEGIPTLLTHTHGRHRPHLSYAVAVRWDLIRIREQVEPLPDAGPFPLEFHGMLAFSRGRAALAASVSAAVALRQESVSTSVSAAGAELHRHYAPGRWIPHVSLATRAKESQLPLVARAVSDALPLTVQVVRAALIDSSTGDIWGLDTIP; this is encoded by the coding sequence ATGTCCCTCGCCGTCTGCCTGCTCTTCGACCGGGAGGGTGACCACGCCATCCGCGAGATCTGGACCCGGCTGGAGGACGAGGGAATCCCCACGCTCCTCACCCACACCCACGGGCGCCACCGTCCGCACCTGTCGTACGCGGTCGCGGTGCGGTGGGACCTCATCCGGATCCGCGAGCAGGTCGAGCCGTTGCCTGATGCCGGTCCCTTCCCGCTCGAGTTCCACGGCATGCTCGCCTTCTCCCGGGGGAGGGCGGCACTCGCCGCCTCGGTGAGCGCCGCCGTCGCGCTGCGGCAGGAATCGGTCTCGACGTCGGTGTCCGCCGCCGGCGCCGAGCTGCACCGGCACTACGCGCCGGGTCGATGGATACCGCACGTGTCGCTGGCGACGCGGGCGAAGGAGTCCCAGTTGCCGCTGGTCGCCCGGGCCGTGTCCGACGCGTTGCCCCTGACGGTCCAGGTGGTCCGAGCGGCCTTGATCGACAGTTCCACGGGAGACATCTGGGGGTTGGACACGATTCCCTGA
- a CDS encoding OsmC family peroxiredoxin, with the protein MAKSTVSTATTHWEGNLFDGKGQTTLATSGVATFDVNWAKRAEAGQGTTNPEELLAAALATCYSMALSNALAQEGHDPSTLDTEAAVTFVPGEGVTGATITVRGDVPGLSAEDFRAKAEWAKDNCPVSQALRAVPKELRVA; encoded by the coding sequence ATGGCGAAGTCCACGGTCAGCACGGCCACCACGCATTGGGAAGGCAATCTTTTCGACGGCAAGGGACAGACGACCCTGGCCACCTCGGGTGTGGCCACCTTCGACGTGAACTGGGCCAAGCGCGCCGAAGCCGGTCAGGGCACCACCAACCCCGAAGAACTCCTGGCCGCCGCACTGGCCACCTGCTACAGCATGGCGCTCAGCAACGCACTGGCCCAGGAGGGCCATGACCCGTCCACTCTGGACACGGAGGCAGCGGTGACCTTCGTCCCCGGCGAGGGTGTCACCGGCGCCACCATCACCGTCCGGGGAGACGTACCCGGCCTCAGCGCCGAGGACTTCCGCGCCAAGGCCGAATGGGCGAAGGACAACTGCCCGGTCTCCCAGGCCCTGAGGGCGGTTCCCAAGGAACTGCGGGTCGCCTGA
- a CDS encoding DUF6458 family protein, which translates to MTIGTGIGLLVIGAILSFAVKNAVPGVNLTVIGYICMGAGVLAVILGLISNAQATHTSHRVVRDDRNDTL; encoded by the coding sequence ATGACCATCGGAACCGGGATCGGCCTGCTCGTGATCGGCGCGATCCTCTCTTTCGCCGTCAAGAACGCCGTGCCGGGAGTCAACCTCACCGTGATCGGCTATATCTGCATGGGCGCAGGAGTCCTGGCCGTGATCCTCGGCCTCATCTCCAACGCCCAGGCCACCCACACCAGCCATCGGGTCGTGCGCGACGACCGTAACGACACCCTCTGA
- a CDS encoding heparan-alpha-glucosaminide N-acetyltransferase domain-containing protein — MEHRTGRVAAHAATAGAAVAPRIAAIDVYRGLAVLLMAVGNLGLGVRWVPQALKHPADIGFTLADVVAPMFMLSIALVAGSRVRGWRAAPDKRSVRIRMARRGLMLLGLGALISGGQALTASPGPLELSWGVLQAIGAATLLLLPVVMMPWWVRLATGIGCLVLYQTLLDRYFLAAVLGISFDSILGSISWGGFLMIGSVVGELWQRASGPLRRTQVLALAGATAALLAFGLAGWVPVSKNRASLTYELLALGLCLLIFTPIAAALDDHPTRWGWLQSPGRHPLPLYCAHLITMAFLTLPDVDGWYAGAPPWLTLVQASVMVAVLLGAAAVLDHRGWALRF; from the coding sequence GTGGAGCATCGTACGGGTCGCGTCGCCGCGCACGCCGCCACGGCCGGTGCCGCCGTGGCACCGAGGATCGCGGCGATCGACGTGTACCGGGGGCTGGCCGTCCTGCTGATGGCGGTCGGTAACCTCGGTCTCGGGGTCCGCTGGGTGCCCCAGGCACTCAAGCACCCGGCCGACATCGGCTTCACGCTCGCCGACGTGGTGGCGCCCATGTTCATGCTGTCCATCGCCTTGGTGGCGGGCAGCCGCGTCCGGGGCTGGCGGGCGGCCCCGGACAAGCGATCCGTCAGGATCCGCATGGCCCGACGCGGGCTGATGCTCCTCGGTCTCGGTGCGCTGATCAGCGGGGGCCAGGCTCTGACGGCCTCGCCGGGGCCGCTCGAACTCTCCTGGGGGGTGCTGCAGGCGATCGGTGCCGCCACCCTCCTCCTGCTGCCCGTGGTGATGATGCCGTGGTGGGTGCGCCTGGCCACCGGAATCGGCTGCCTGGTCCTCTACCAGACCCTGCTCGACCGGTACTTCCTCGCGGCCGTCCTGGGGATCTCCTTCGACAGCATCCTCGGGTCGATCTCCTGGGGAGGGTTCCTGATGATCGGAAGCGTCGTCGGCGAGCTGTGGCAGCGCGCGTCCGGGCCCCTCCGGCGGACCCAGGTGCTGGCCCTGGCCGGCGCCACCGCGGCCCTGTTGGCCTTCGGCCTGGCCGGCTGGGTCCCGGTGTCGAAGAACCGGGCTTCGTTGACGTACGAACTCCTTGCACTGGGGCTCTGTCTGCTGATCTTCACCCCGATCGCGGCGGCCCTCGACGACCACCCGACCCGCTGGGGCTGGCTGCAGAGCCCCGGCCGGCACCCGCTCCCGCTCTACTGCGCCCACCTGATCACGATGGCCTTTCTCACCCTGCCGGACGTCGACGGCTGGTACGCGGGCGCACCACCGTGGCTCACCCTTGTGCAGGCCTCGGTCATGGTCGCTGTCCTGCTGGGTGCCGCCGCGGTCCTGGACCACCGGGGCTGGGCCCTTCGGTTCTGA
- a CDS encoding N-acetylmuramoyl-L-alanine amidase: protein MSRITRAARRIVAAVVVAVVAAAAAGVAPARANPAPRSQQDTRSVGQGPVALGFPIQYFGVIADLVPGAVPRDDGPAPYGEARFRVGGKWTDWQPLEQDGAQAAGHFTGALVDVAEADAYQVRNLPSWGTGWRAAAINTARGVPEGLLPRASAASTASCRSRADWGADESISGWSHGDVQAFSPAQVLTVHHTAGSNDPNQDYAATVRAIYVYHVQSNKWSDIGYQYLIDGKGVVYEGRNSGHTSLSCLTQGGDGHDFAHQTSTDQIVTGAHVANYNSGNVGIALMGCFENSSACSGDTNPPAPAVDSLESQIAALSVRHGLTPTGTTHYVNPVSSATKDIATVSGHRDWDATACPGGNLYGQLPTIRSTAAARMGAPGATTPDAPGGFSAIGAAATVTLNWSPPADGGSPITGYQAFRGAGPDVSAASTLVYSGAATSASDRPPGGTYYYAVRACNAVGCGPLTVAGPVSVTVATITSATCTATKCSFAGTGAGTLQWSFGSTASPATATGSPVTTSYSTSGTYTVRLTDGNQTSATRTVVCSKVRKGISCKV, encoded by the coding sequence ATGTCACGGATCACCAGGGCCGCACGCCGGATCGTCGCTGCCGTCGTCGTCGCCGTTGTAGCTGCTGCCGCGGCGGGGGTCGCGCCGGCCAGGGCAAATCCGGCCCCGCGTTCCCAGCAGGACACCCGGTCCGTGGGCCAGGGCCCGGTGGCGCTCGGGTTCCCCATCCAGTACTTCGGTGTCATCGCCGACCTGGTCCCCGGCGCCGTCCCGCGTGACGACGGTCCCGCCCCCTACGGCGAGGCGCGCTTCCGGGTGGGCGGTAAGTGGACCGACTGGCAACCGCTGGAGCAGGACGGGGCCCAGGCCGCGGGTCACTTCACCGGAGCCCTCGTCGACGTCGCCGAGGCTGACGCCTATCAGGTCCGCAACCTTCCGTCCTGGGGCACCGGGTGGCGTGCTGCCGCGATCAACACAGCCCGTGGCGTGCCCGAAGGGTTGTTGCCGCGAGCCTCGGCGGCCTCGACGGCCTCCTGCCGGTCCCGTGCCGACTGGGGCGCCGACGAGAGCATCAGCGGCTGGTCCCATGGCGATGTCCAGGCCTTCTCGCCCGCCCAGGTCCTCACCGTCCACCACACGGCCGGGTCCAACGACCCGAACCAGGACTACGCCGCGACCGTACGAGCCATCTACGTCTACCACGTGCAGTCGAACAAGTGGTCCGACATCGGCTACCAGTACCTGATCGACGGCAAGGGCGTGGTGTACGAGGGGCGCAACTCCGGGCACACCAGCCTCTCCTGCCTGACCCAGGGCGGCGACGGCCACGACTTCGCCCACCAGACCAGCACCGACCAGATCGTCACCGGCGCGCATGTCGCCAACTACAACTCCGGCAACGTCGGCATCGCTCTGATGGGTTGCTTCGAGAACAGCAGCGCCTGCTCCGGTGACACAAACCCTCCCGCGCCCGCGGTGGACAGCCTCGAATCCCAGATCGCCGCACTGTCGGTCCGCCACGGCCTCACGCCCACGGGGACGACGCACTACGTGAACCCCGTCTCGTCAGCGACCAAGGACATCGCCACCGTGTCCGGCCACCGTGACTGGGACGCAACCGCCTGCCCCGGCGGCAACCTCTATGGGCAGCTGCCGACCATCCGCTCGACCGCGGCGGCCCGGATGGGCGCGCCCGGAGCCACCACGCCGGACGCGCCCGGGGGCTTCAGCGCCATCGGCGCCGCGGCCACGGTGACGCTCAATTGGTCCCCGCCCGCTGACGGCGGATCACCGATCACCGGATACCAGGCCTTCCGCGGCGCCGGCCCCGACGTGTCTGCGGCGAGCACGCTCGTCTATTCGGGGGCAGCCACCTCTGCGTCGGACCGACCGCCGGGCGGAACGTACTACTACGCCGTACGTGCCTGTAACGCCGTCGGATGCGGCCCCCTCACCGTGGCCGGGCCCGTGTCCGTGACCGTCGCCACGATCACCAGCGCGACGTGCACGGCCACAAAATGCTCCTTCGCCGGGACGGGCGCCGGCACGCTGCAGTGGAGCTTCGGCAGCACGGCAAGCCCCGCGACCGCCACGGGCAGTCCGGTCACCACGTCCTACTCCACGTCGGGCACCTACACGGTCCGGCTCACCGACGGAAACCAGACCAGTGCCACCCGTACCGTCGTCTGCAGCAAGGTCCGTAAGGGGATCAGCTGCAAAGTCTGA
- the ygiD gene encoding 4,5-DOPA dioxygenase extradiol — MTTGTSPQTMPAAFVGHGTPMNALEVNRYSGAWREFGRSVPRPRAILVISAHWYIQATAVTAMRKPRTIHDFFGFPQRLFDVEYPAPGMPELATEVADAVHPMWVGADRDSWGIDHGAWSVLVHAFPDADIPVVQLSVNAGKPLDYHVELGARLASLRERGVLVLASGNVVHNLRAVDWKQPDLGFDWARRFNEDAKALLRSDASRLAGLVDHHDYAAAVPTPDHFLPLLYLGAWRELRERRRRSSSTATRTGRSR, encoded by the coding sequence ATGACCACAGGGACGTCACCGCAGACCATGCCCGCGGCTTTCGTCGGTCATGGCACCCCGATGAACGCACTCGAGGTCAACCGCTACAGCGGAGCGTGGCGAGAATTCGGTCGGTCGGTGCCCCGTCCCCGCGCGATCCTGGTGATCTCGGCGCATTGGTACATCCAGGCCACGGCGGTGACGGCGATGCGCAAGCCCCGGACGATCCACGACTTCTTCGGCTTTCCGCAACGACTGTTCGACGTGGAGTACCCCGCCCCCGGCATGCCGGAACTGGCCACGGAAGTCGCCGATGCGGTGCATCCGATGTGGGTGGGCGCTGATCGGGACTCCTGGGGGATCGACCACGGCGCCTGGTCGGTGCTCGTGCATGCCTTCCCCGACGCCGACATCCCCGTCGTCCAGCTCAGTGTGAACGCGGGGAAGCCACTGGACTACCACGTCGAACTGGGCGCCAGGTTGGCATCGCTACGTGAGCGCGGCGTCCTCGTACTGGCCAGTGGGAACGTCGTCCACAATCTGCGTGCGGTGGACTGGAAGCAGCCCGATCTCGGTTTCGACTGGGCACGTCGTTTCAACGAGGACGCGAAGGCCCTTCTCCGGTCGGACGCGTCCCGGCTGGCTGGGCTGGTGGATCACCACGACTACGCCGCGGCGGTCCCCACCCCCGATCACTTCCTGCCTCTGCTCTACCTGGGGGCCTGGCGGGAGCTGCGGGAACGTCGCCGGAGGTCCTCGTCGACGGCTACACGTACGGGTCGCTCTCGATGA
- a CDS encoding ABC transporter permease: MDFRETLRTAVTAILGRKLRSALTMLGILIGIAAVMLTVGLGQGAQAQITGRINALGSNLLIVAPGSTTSLTGVRGGTGTATTLTLDDASMLADRTVAPDVEAVAPVVQTSTSVVAGDTNWTTQVIGSTTDWTTVRARTLTEGRFFTNDENAAQAPVAVIGTTTATNLFGNRSPVGRTIQVKGVSLTIIGVLNSAGSSITGDQDDLVVVPIATHAQRIQGGSGLTVSTIYLSAAGQGVLSAAYQETSAALNTAHGTTPDTQDFSVNSQQTLVDTIATTTQTLTALLGSVAAISLLVGGIGVMNIMLVSVTERTREIGLRKALGATPAAILRQFLTEASLLGLMGGLAGVVLGLVGAALLSQVVKFQVTPTLPATLVALVVSLLIGVIAGVYPAARAARLAPIDALRTE, from the coding sequence ATGGACTTCCGCGAGACCCTGCGCACGGCCGTCACGGCCATCCTCGGTCGCAAGCTGCGCTCCGCCCTGACCATGCTCGGCATCCTCATCGGCATCGCCGCGGTGATGCTGACCGTCGGGCTCGGCCAGGGCGCCCAGGCCCAGATCACGGGCCGGATCAACGCCCTCGGATCCAACCTCCTGATCGTCGCGCCCGGCAGCACGACGAGTCTCACCGGCGTCCGTGGAGGGACCGGGACCGCCACGACGCTGACCCTCGACGACGCGAGCATGCTCGCGGATCGTACGGTCGCCCCGGATGTCGAAGCCGTGGCACCGGTGGTGCAGACGTCGACCTCGGTCGTCGCCGGCGACACGAACTGGACCACCCAGGTCATCGGCAGCACCACCGACTGGACCACCGTCCGGGCCAGGACGCTGACCGAGGGACGCTTCTTCACCAATGACGAGAACGCCGCCCAAGCGCCGGTGGCCGTGATCGGGACGACGACGGCGACCAACCTTTTCGGTAATCGGTCGCCCGTCGGCCGGACCATCCAGGTGAAGGGCGTCTCGCTGACCATCATCGGCGTACTCAACTCCGCCGGCAGCTCCATCACGGGTGACCAGGACGATCTTGTCGTCGTCCCGATCGCCACCCATGCCCAGCGGATCCAGGGAGGTTCCGGACTCACGGTCTCGACCATTTACCTGTCCGCCGCGGGACAGGGCGTGCTGTCAGCCGCCTATCAGGAGACCTCGGCGGCGCTGAACACCGCCCACGGGACGACGCCCGACACCCAGGACTTCTCGGTCAACTCCCAGCAGACCTTGGTCGACACCATCGCCACCACCACCCAGACCCTGACGGCGCTGCTCGGCAGTGTCGCGGCCATCTCGCTGCTGGTCGGCGGGATCGGGGTGATGAACATCATGCTGGTCTCAGTGACGGAACGTACGCGTGAGATCGGGCTGCGCAAGGCGCTCGGGGCAACACCCGCCGCCATCCTGCGCCAGTTCCTCACCGAGGCCAGCCTGCTGGGCCTGATGGGTGGCCTGGCCGGTGTCGTGCTGGGCCTGGTCGGCGCGGCGCTCCTGTCGCAGGTGGTCAAGTTCCAGGTCACTCCGACCCTGCCCGCCACACTGGTCGCCCTGGTGGTGTCCTTGCTCATCGGCGTGATCGCCGGTGTCTACCCGGCAGCACGGGCCGCGCGGCTGGCGCCGATCGATGCGTTGCGGACGGAGTGA